The window AATATTATTAGGATCAATAAACATCAATGGATTGAGGGTTTGGTTCATCCCTGAAGAGTAAGGCATCCCATCTATAACATACAGAGGCTCATTACCTGCTCCAAGAGAACCACTTCCTCGAATTTTAACTGAGGTTCCTGCGCCAGGAGCACCGGAAACTTGCTGGATTTGAACCCCGGCAACCTGGCCTACCATTTTTTGGTCCAAGGATGACACAGGTAAATTTTTAATCGCTTCTTGATTAACAGATGACACAGCACCGGTTACATCTTCTTTCTTTTGGGTACCATATCCCACCACTACCACTTCTTCAAGTGCCGCGTGATCTCCAATTAAGGTGATTTCGTATACCGTTTGGTTACCAACAGTGATGGATTGACTCTTGTAACCGATAAAGGAAACCTTGATTACGTTTCCCTGCCCTACATCAAGAATAAATTTACCGTCAATATCTGTAACAGTCCCATTGGTTGTTCCTTCTATGATTACTGTGGCGCCGGGTATAGGATTCCCCTCTTCATCAACTACAGTACCTTCTATAGGAATGTATGCATCCACAGCATCATTTACTGCCGCAGGTTGATGTGAAAGTTCTACCACCATATTTTCCGGAGAAAGTCCAGGCTTTACATAGATGATATTGTTTACCCTTTTGAATTCAAATGCCGTAAGCTGTGCAAGGTGTTGTAGTACTTCCTTTAGATTACTTTCCTGAAAGGAAAAGGTAAACTGGTTTTCTACACTACCCACCTTCTGATTATAAGTAAAGTTAAATAGGGTTTTTTCTTGGATTATACCCAATACCTCTTCAAAGGTTTTGGACTGAACGCTTATGCTTAACCCTACATCTTCCAAATTTTGACTCTTTGAAGGGGTAGCCATAATGAATTGCATTGCAATCACCTGAACAAGGAAGGCATACAGAAGCCTCTTTGATGCCATGATCAATAGTTTTAGTAAATTAATTTCCATAATTTTAAATGCTTAAAATTCTTTTCGGGTTAGTTAATTGATGAGTGTTTTAAGTATGATCCAGGACTGTTCCAGCAGTTTCTGGATCATTTTTTTTTCTTTTATTCCATAGTTATTATTTACATTTATTCATGTTTATTATTATCGTTTTGGTTTCAATATCCGTTTGATAACTAAAATCTAAAATATGTCGAAATCCCAATAGTATTGTCTCTATTCGCTCTCCGGAATAGGCACCTGTGATCGCACAGTCAATATCCCCATCCGGCATTATTAATTCAATATTTACACCATAGGCCCGTTCCAAAATCGAAAAGACCGAAGCAATAGATTCTTCCTCAAACTCTAATTTTCGTGTATGCCACCCTATATAATAATCGGGGTTGACTTCCTTTACCTGAATTTCTGATGCCCTCAATAAAGCTTGCTGCCCTTGATCTAATACCACGTCTTTATTGGAAATTTTATCCTGTACCTTCACCCTACCGCTTGCGACAGTTACCTCAGTATTTTTATGGGTATTAATATTGAATGATGTACCTAATACTGTAATCTCAGAAGAATCCATCACCACTTTAAATGGTTTATTGGTATTGGGCGTTACCTTAAAAAATGCTTCTCCTGTTAAATACACCACTCGATTATCATCCGCAAAATCTTTAGGGTACTCAAGCTTGCTGTTTTCATTGAGTCTAACAGTGCTTCCATCTACCAAAGTCACCATGGACCGCATACCTTCTCCTGTGTTTTTCACCAAAAGAATAGGTTGCTCAACTTTGTCCATTGTGTGATAAATGAGCAAACCAAGCATTGAAAAGAGTAAAAATATTGCCGCTACTTTTCTTAAAACAGGAATTAATTGTCTTACATACCTTTCGTTTTGGCTTTCCTTTTTTAAATTTTCCCAAACCCTCGTTTTAGATTTTTCCAAATCTATTGGATTAGGATCCTTTCCAAGCTTTGCCAAATCATCCAAAAACGAATCAAATGCTTTCCTTTCCTTGGTCGAAGGTTTAGCTTTCCTATACTTATTTGCCCAGTTAAATAATTGCTTAATTTGCATAAAATACCAAAGGGTTATACAGTAGAGTACCTCAAACCCAAAAGATCAGCTAGTGTGGTGGTAAAAAAATCTATTTTTTATTCTATAGGACAATTAAAATTATTCAAGCTGAAATAAAAAGTAAATTTACTACCAGCTAAAAATAAGTATAACTACAAGCTCTAAGGATTGTCTTAAATGATACAATGCTTTTTTAATGTGGTTTTCAACAGTAAAAACTGAAATTCCCAGCTTCTTTGCAATTTGTTTGTTACTTAGATAACCAAACCTGCTTAGCTCGAAAACATTTCTACACTTCTTTGGTAGTTTCTCGACTGCATTTTCCAATAATGAACGGGTATCTTTTTCTTCTAAATATTCATCCGTGGAACATATTCCTATACTATTTTCAATATAGTCTAGCTGCTCCCGGTTCCATTTGTTTTTTCTTATTTCTTTGGAAATCTGATTTCTTGCTGCTCCAAATAAGTAAGGAAGTAGGCTAGTATATGTTAAGGTTGGTGGTTTTTTCCAAAGCGAAATAAAAATATTCTGAGCGACGTCCTCAGCTGTCTCCCGATCTTGCATTACTTTGAATACATACCGATAAATGGAATCAAAATGCCGTTGATAGAGAACTTCAAAAGCACCGTGGTTTTGATGTTCCATTATCAACCGCAGAAGTTCTCGGTCATTATAGAATGTTATTTTGGTCAATTTTGGGTTATGATAACTTGTAATACGCTAATTAAAAGAATTTAATGCATAATTCAAATAAAGATTTTTATATTACTGAATTTCAAACAATTGGAGAACAACGAGTACAAACAAAACCTCGTTCCGAAATTTAATACACCCTTGAATACCTGAAAGATAGTATTCCAACAAAACCTTTTAGGCTACTGATCATTTTAAAAACACACCTCCAAAACCACTGCAAATTTCAAAGTAAGCTACTTATAATTGGGTTAAACAGATGGAAGTTCCCATCCCCCATGATATTCAGATTGAATCAAGGAATTCCCTTTACTATTTCCTTTAAAATTGCCTAATTTAGTGTTCCACTCTAGCACATTCTCACCTGTTCTCACAGCTATATTACCCATATGCGCATAAAGGGCAACATTTCTACCAATTTCAACAGGACAGTTTGTAGCAATTCTTTCTTTTACTCCTCTTAAAAAATTTAACACATGTATTTCCATTGCGCTTTTTCCGGTGAAATTAAAATTTGCCTTAGCCAGTTTGCTTGCCTCTTCACTTTCATCCTTATTCCCATTTAAGATTTTCCAGTCCCCCCTATCAGCAATAATTGCACCTTTGTCACCGATGAATTCTACACCATACGGCTTTTCATAAGGCCCAATGGCAAGGCCGGCAGTATGCGTCCAATGAATGAAATAATCCTCCATTGGGTAACTAACATCCATTATTTCATAGGTTTCTCGGCAATAGGATGCAAGATTATAATTGGCACCGGAAGCAATTACGGACATTGGTTCCTGTTGTATATTTTTGGCCCAAAGTGCCATATCCAAAAGGTGCACTCCCCAATCTGTCATCAAACCACCACCATAATCCCAAAAATGTCTCCAATTCCCATGCACCCGATTGGGATTATAGGTTCTTTTTGATGCAGGACCCAGCCAAAAATCATAATCCAAACCTTTTGGAATGGTTTCATTAGGAACTTTAGATGCACCCATACCATAAGGAAAATTAGCCCATACATTGACTCGCTTGATTACTCCGATTCCACCGGAATGAATATGAGCCATAGCGCTGTTCCAAACCTCACCACTCCTCTGCTGCTGCCCCACCTGAACCACCCTGTTGTATTTCCTAGCGGCTGCAAGCATTAAATTGCACTCCTCAATGCTATTTGCCAGTGGTTTCTCCACATAAATGTCTTTCCCTGCCTGACAGGCAAGTACCATGATCAAGCAATGCCAATGATCGGGCGTACCAATAATTACAGCGTCAATTGCATCATCTTCCAGTAATCTCCTAAAATCACCGTATCCTTTTGGAATTTGCCCGAAAGACTTCTTTACATCCTCTATTCTTTTTTCCAGTATATTCCGATCCACATCACAGATACCAAGGCAGTTTACCTGACCAGTTTCCATCATATGACTCAAAATATTATACCCCTTATTCCTGGCCCCAATTAAACCTATATTCACTTTTTCATTGGGAGAAATTTTACGAAAAAATGAAAAATCAGGTATTATTAAACCCAAACCTGCTGCCGAGGCACTGCTCTTTTTTAAAAAATCTCTTCTTGATTGTCTCATACCTATCGTGTTAAAAATTTATTACCTTGTAAAACCTGAACTAACCGACATTATGATTGAAGATATAAATAATTTCACATATTTATTTTGTTACACACCTATTTTATAAAACAATCCAACAAAAAACATCCACTCTTTCCATCTTGATTGATATATTTTGCTTTTTATTAACTCCTTATTTTTTATTGATTTAAAGACTTACAAATACATTTACTCCAAAAAGAAGTTTAGAGTAAAAATAAATTTTTACATTCAATATATTATCGATAAAATGAATGAAACCAATAACAATAACTCAAAATGAAAACAATTATAAGCTCAGTATTATTTCTTTTTATAACTACCGGCATTTTTGCTAGTAACCTACCAAGGAACCAAAAGGCTAACCCATTTCTTGGAAAGTGGGGACTTCAGATTGAAGGCGGAGGAGTGGGATGGCTTTATGTAAATGAGGACCAAGGATTTCTAGATGCTGAATTGTTGTGGATAGGCGGTAGTGTATTGCCGGTATCTCATGTGTATTTAGCCAACGAAAACACTTTGGTGGTTACGAGAACAAATCAATCCAAAAAAACTGATCATAGAACGCATACAATTACCCATACTTTAAGGATTGAAAAAAATGGGGATGAATTAAAAGGAACCATGTCAGGTCCTAGGAGAGACAGTGAATATATCGCTAATTTCACAGGAAAAAGAATGCCTGAAATGCCTGCTAAACCGGATCTTTCCAAGGTGAAATATGGCAAGCCCATAGCCTTATTTAATGGGAAAGACTTGAGTGGGTGGGTGTTAATGAACCCCAAACAAAAAAACGGATTCAAGGTGGAGGATGGCATCTTGGTCAATGACCCCGTTCAACCCGAAAATGGCAAACATATATCCTATGGTAATATTAGGACAAGTGAAGAATTTAATGATTTTAACTTGAAACTTGAGGTAAATGTCCCCAAAGGGAATAACAGCGGAGTTTACCTGAGAGGAATTTATGAAATTCAGGTGGTTGATTCTTATGGAAAGCCTTTGGATTCTCATAATATGGGGGCTCTTTACAGCCGCATCCAACCAAGCCAAGCTGCTGAGAAACCAGCTGGGGAATGGCAGTCCATGGACATCACCCTTGTGGATCGACATGTAACAGTTGTTTTAAATGGAAAAACAATCATAGACAATCAGCCTGCTTGGGGCCCAACAGGTGGAGCCATGAGTGCAGATGTTCTTGCTCCCGGACCTATATATTTACAAGGTGACCATGGTAATGTAAGCTATAAAAACATTGTTTTAACCCCGGTTCATAAATAGACCATAACATTTCCTTTTTTCTTTATTCTCTTAAGAATATTTCTAAATTAAATGTTCGGATTGCCCATAATTTGGTCAATCCGGACTTTTACCTCATTATACACACCTAAACATAAAAATTTTATAAATATTTTTTCTACATTTAATGCTAGTAATGTAATCACCTATTTTATAAAATTTCCATCAATGCCAATCAGAAAATTCCTCGCCAAAATACACCTAATAATTGGCTTAGGGACAGGATTTCTTTTCTTCATCATAGCCCTCTCCGGTGCACTATATACCTGGGAACCTGAAATCAGCAGGGTCATCTACAAACATAAAGTAGCGGTCCAAGAAAAGCCTTTTATCTCCATCTCGGACATAAAGAAAAGTTTACAATCCTCATTTCCGGAAGGAGATTTTCGTACGGCTCTATACCGAGATAGTGGCAGCAGTATTGAGGTTTTGCTTTATGTTCCCGGCACATACTATTTAGCTCAACTTAATCCATATAATGCAGAAATTATCCACTTGCAAGACATGAAGAAAGGTTGGTTAAATTATCTAAAAAACTTGCATAGAAATTTGCTCTTAGGGGATTTTGGAAGGAAAATTGTACACTGGGTTACTTTATTGGCACTGCCTATGTTAATTTCCGGTTTGGTCATGTGGTGGCCAATTAAGGGTTTGCCTAAAAAAGATAAATTCAAAATAAAATGGGCTGTTTCTCCCAAAAAACTCAACTATGACTTGCACAATATCCTCGGATTTTATGCTACATGGATCCTAATTTTCAGTGTGTTGACCGGTGTTTTTTGGGGATTTGAATCAGTTAAGGAAGTAACAAAAGCAGTTAGTGGAGAAAGTAATATTACCTACGAAAGCCCTAAATCCACCCTACCCGAAAAAACCGAACAATTAAATAAGGATGATATTTTAAATTCCTTAATTGCTCAATACCACAAACGTTTCCCTAAATCTTATGTTCGCATCGGTATCCCTCATAAAAAAGATGAGGCTATAAACCTTACGGTGATTCAACCTAATAAAGGCTTAAATGCAATTGATCATTATTTCCATGACCAATACAGTGGCCAACCAATTCAGGGTAATTTTCAGAATGGTTTGTCTAAGGACAATAGTACTTTCCAAACAATCAATGGGATGGTTTATGACATTCATTTTGGCAGTATTCTAGGCCTCCCCGGAAGAATTTTGGTATTCCTAGCTTCTTTGATCGGGGCTTCACTACCGATAACCGGGTTTATCTTCTGGTATGGTAAAAATAAAAAAGGAAAGAAATCTTTTTAAACAAGAATTAAAATCAATCTCTGAAAAAATATATTGGTGTTATTAATTTGATAATCCACCAATTACCCCCCTTTTTATTACCCATATTTACATGTATTACTTGTCAATGCAAAGGATATTTAACCGGAAATTCGGTTCAGCTCTTCTATTACTTGAAGAATTTACTTCAATACACGTCGCTCTACTTTAATTTTCGACTTCAAATTACCAATGCCATAATTAAGTCTCCAAAAAACCTGATTTTTCTTTAGATATTACCACTCCCTACGGACCCGAATGAAAAAATTCGGCATTAAAAATTAATGAAATGACTATTTTTTTGACTTATAACCTAGATTAGATTTTATTTAAATTGCCTACACGGGGACCAATATGTAAGCCTTCACGATCACCTGTTCAAAAAATTTTCCTTATTTGCGCTGAAACTATAATTAATAAAAAATGTCACAATTCCCACCATGCCCTAAATGTCAATCTGAATTTGTTTATTCCACCGGGGGGCCGCTCCTAACTTGTCCCGAATGTGGACATGAATGGAATCCTGAAGAAACCCAAGTTGAGGATTCAGGTACTGAAGTTAAAGATGCCAATGGAAATATTCTCGTGGATGGAGACACTGTAATTGTATTGAAAAACTTACCTGTGAAAGGTTATCCTCAACCCATAAAAGCTGGCACCAAAGTAAAAAACATTCGTTTAACGGATGGAGACCATAATATTGATTATAAGATTACAGGATTTGGAGCCATGGCTTTAAAATCTGAATTTGTGAAAAAAGGATAAGCAATGCTACAACTTTGAGTTTTTAATATAGAGACATTTACTTATTAAGATTCAATGGATTGTTGACCCAATTAATCCACTTTAAATTCTCTAAGGTTTAGGTTTGAATCCCTTCAGATAATCCATTTTTTAATTGACATCATTTTCGGGATATTTAGCAATGATAAACAATGCTAAATATCCCGAACTTTAATTTTTCATAGAATTATCTCTCTATATTAGCTCAAACAGACCTTGGGTTCTTTAAAAAAAACAAAAAATGCTTGATTTTTGCTTTAACAAGAATGTTCCCTCCGGGAAACAAATACTTTTAGATTGAGTTTATATTAAATGGTAAATTTCCTAAGACTTAACAGGAAGGAATTATCGTTAAATTCTTAAAGCCGAATTATGCAATAGACTTTCTTCAGGTTCTAAAATCATTTAAAACCCTAGTACTATTTTATAACCCGGTTTAAAATGAATGAAGACAATCAACATTTTTATAAATTCTTATTTTCCGGTGTTTAACATATGAACAATGATTGGGTAAATAATTGGTATACTTTTAAAAACAGAAAACCTTATGACTTCCAAAAGGATTGTTTAAAAAGTTATCTTGAAGGGAAAAGCGGCCTTTTAAATGCTCCTACCGGGAGTGGGAAAACCATGGCCTTATGGATACCCATATTAAAAGAGTATGTCAATCAATACCCGGACAGTTGGAAAAAAAAGAGAAAAAATGGTTTACAAGTGATATGGATTACCCCATTACGGGCTCTTGCGCAAGACCTATGTCAAGCCATGCAAGAGGTATGTCTTGAAACAGGATTACCTTGGCGAATTGCTGTTAGAAATGGTGACACCACGGCATCCCAGAGGCAGCAACAAAAAAGAGCCATGCCTGAATGCTTGATGACCACTCCTGAAAGTTTACATTTATTAATCGCTCAAAAAGAAAATCAAGAGCTTTTCCGTAACCTAAAAGCTGTAGTTGTAGATGAATGGCATGAACTTTTGGCCAATAAACGTGGTGTGCAGGTACAGTTAGCCATTGAATATTTAAAGACCATTGCCAGCTTAAAATTTAAAGTTTGGGGAATTTCTGCAACTATCGGTAACCTGTCTCAGGCACATGGTGTTTTATTAGGCCCTAGCACGCCAAAATTAATTATAAGAAGTAAAATTAAAAAGAAAATAAAGGTAGCCTCAATCCTTCCTGATGAAGTGGAAAAATACCCTTGGGCTGGTCATCTAGGTATAAAATTATTACCCAAAATTATTCCCATTATTGAAAAAAGTCAAAGTTTATTGCTCTTTACCAACACAAGGTCTCAAACAGAAATCTGGTACCAAAAAATTCTGGAAACCAAGCCGGAATGGGCTGGAACTATGGCCATGCACCATGGATCATTAGACCCTCAAGTCCGAGAATGGGTAGAGACGGCATTGCACGAAAAAAAGTTAAAACTTGTGGTGTGTACAAGCAGTTTAGATCTTGGAGTGGATTTTAGGCCTGTAGACACGGTGATACAGGTAGGAAGTCCAAAGGGAGTTACCAGATTTGTCCAACGGGCTGGCCGTTCAGGCCATTCTCCGGGGGCTGTAAGTAAGGTGTATTTTGTTCCTACCCATTCCTTGGAATTGATAGAAGCAAGCGCATTGAGAAAGGCCATAAATAATGAAGCGTTTGAAGACCAAATCCCCATGGAAGCCTGTTATGATGTTGGTCTTCAGTTTTTGGTCACACTCGCACTGGGTGAGGGTTTCAAGCCGGAGAAAGCCTACCTTATTCTAAGAAATTGCTATGCTTTCCGAAACCTATCGCGAGAGGAATTTCAGTGGATGTTAGATTTCGTAACAGTGGGTGGAAAGGCCCTTGGCAGTTATAAAGAATTTTCGAAAATAAACTTAATGACGGATGGACTTTATCGCGTCACTGATAAAAAAATTGCCATGCGTCACCGATTGTCTATGGGCACCATTGTAAGTGACCCTATGATTCAGGTTAAATTTATTACAGGTGGGTACATAGGTTCAGTAGAGGAAAGCTTTATTGCCAAGTTAAAGCCTGGAGATGCTTTTTGGTTTGCGGGTCGTAACCTAGAATTTGTAAAAATCAAGGAAATGAAAGCATTGGTAAGGAGGTCAAAAAAGAAGACAGGAACCATTCCTCGCTGGATGGGAGGAAGAATGCCCCTATCATCAAGGTTATCGGAAATGATCAGAGATGAATTGCAAAATGCATCCAAAAACAATTTGGATGCCATTGAATTAAAAACCATTCAGCCCATTTTAAAGCTACAAAGTGCTTTATCGAGGATACCGAATCAAGATTCACTTCTCATAGAAGAATGTAAAAGTAGAGAAGGGTATCATGTTTTTATTTTTCCTTTTGAGGGACGTTTTGTCCATGAAGTATTAGCGGCCTTAGTCGCTTACAGAATTAGTGTCAGTAATCCTATAAGCCTTAGCATCGCCATGAACGACTATGGTTTTGAGTTGCTCTCGGATAGCCCGATACCAATTGAGGAAAGCTTGGAGGAAGATTTATTCGGAACAGAAAATCTAATGGATGATTTGTTTGCTAGCATCAATGAAACGGAAATGGGCAAGAGACGCTTTAGAGAAATTGCAGCCATTGCCGGATTGGTTTTTCAGGGGTACCCTGGGAAAAATATACCCACAAGGCACCTACAAGCCAGTTCCGGGATTTTGTATGGAGTATTTGAGACTTATGATGCTGACAATTTACTTTTGGCCCAAGCCAGAGAAGAAGTTATACAAATTCAAATGGAAAAAAACAGGCTTTTTAAGGTAATAGACCGGATCAATAAAAGTGAGATTCACCTAATTAAAACAAAAAAAATAACTCCTTTTGCCTTTCCTATTATGGTTGACCGCCTCAGTAGAAACACAATAAGTTCGGAAAATCTCACCGATAGAATACTAAAATTACAGATTGAACTGCTGGATTAAAACTTGTTTTGGAGCATTATTAAATTTAAATTCGCTACAATATTCCAATTAAATTAATTATATCCCATTATTTATTTAGCCTTTATGAAATCTTTATTAGTTACCTTTTTGGTGATCAGTTCATTTATGACCTGCTTGGGTCAAACACCACCCAATGGCCCCGAAGTAACGGATCCGGAATGGAATGCCTACGACATTGAAACAGTTGTTGAAGGCTTTAATATCCCATGGGGATTGGCAGTTTTATCGGATGGAAGCATGCTTATTACAGAAAAATCCGGTGAATTGATCCATTTTAAAAATGGTCAAAAAACGAAAATCGGAGGCTTGCCTGAAATTTCATCAAAAGGCCAAGGTGGATTATTGGATGTTGTATTGCACCCTAATTTCAAAAATAACAAATTGGTTTACATCTCCTATGCTTCTGCAAGAGGTACCGGAAAAGGTTCTCATACTGCCATTGGTCGAGGCAAATTAGAAGGCAGCCAGTTGGTTAACTTTGAAAGGCTTTATAAAGCCAGTCCAAATTCTGAAGCTGGTCAGCATTTTGGCTCAAGAATAGCTTTTGATAAAGATGGTTACTTGTTTTTTACCATTGGAGAAAGAGGGGCTAAATTTGAAAACCCTCAAGATATTACTCGTGATGGCGGAAAAGTTTACAGGCTGTATGATGACGGAAGAGTACCTGAAGACAATCCCTTTTACAATGAATCCGGAGCAAAGAAAGCCATTTACTCTTATGGTCATAGAAACCCGCAGGGAATGTTTTTACATCCAAAAACCGGGAAAATCTGGGTAAATGAGCATGGCCCACAAGGAGGTGATGAAATCAATATCGTAAAGGAAGGCGCCAATTATGGTTGGCCTGAAATCACCTATGGTATCAATTA of the Cyclobacterium marinum DSM 745 genome contains:
- a CDS encoding Gfo/Idh/MocA family protein; this translates as MRQSRRDFLKKSSASAAGLGLIIPDFSFFRKISPNEKVNIGLIGARNKGYNILSHMMETGQVNCLGICDVDRNILEKRIEDVKKSFGQIPKGYGDFRRLLEDDAIDAVIIGTPDHWHCLIMVLACQAGKDIYVEKPLANSIEECNLMLAAARKYNRVVQVGQQQRSGEVWNSAMAHIHSGGIGVIKRVNVWANFPYGMGASKVPNETIPKGLDYDFWLGPASKRTYNPNRVHGNWRHFWDYGGGLMTDWGVHLLDMALWAKNIQQEPMSVIASGANYNLASYCRETYEIMDVSYPMEDYFIHWTHTAGLAIGPYEKPYGVEFIGDKGAIIADRGDWKILNGNKDESEEASKLAKANFNFTGKSAMEIHVLNFLRGVKERIATNCPVEIGRNVALYAHMGNIAVRTGENVLEWNTKLGNFKGNSKGNSLIQSEYHGGWELPSV
- a CDS encoding FecR family protein; this translates as MQIKQLFNWANKYRKAKPSTKERKAFDSFLDDLAKLGKDPNPIDLEKSKTRVWENLKKESQNERYVRQLIPVLRKVAAIFLLFSMLGLLIYHTMDKVEQPILLVKNTGEGMRSMVTLVDGSTVRLNENSKLEYPKDFADDNRVVYLTGEAFFKVTPNTNKPFKVVMDSSEITVLGTSFNINTHKNTEVTVASGRVKVQDKISNKDVVLDQGQQALLRASEIQVKEVNPDYYIGWHTRKLEFEEESIASVFSILERAYGVNIELIMPDGDIDCAITGAYSGERIETILLGFRHILDFSYQTDIETKTIIINMNKCK
- a CDS encoding PepSY-associated TM helix domain-containing protein, with amino-acid sequence MPIRKFLAKIHLIIGLGTGFLFFIIALSGALYTWEPEISRVIYKHKVAVQEKPFISISDIKKSLQSSFPEGDFRTALYRDSGSSIEVLLYVPGTYYLAQLNPYNAEIIHLQDMKKGWLNYLKNLHRNLLLGDFGRKIVHWVTLLALPMLISGLVMWWPIKGLPKKDKFKIKWAVSPKKLNYDLHNILGFYATWILIFSVLTGVFWGFESVKEVTKAVSGESNITYESPKSTLPEKTEQLNKDDILNSLIAQYHKRFPKSYVRIGIPHKKDEAINLTVIQPNKGLNAIDHYFHDQYSGQPIQGNFQNGLSKDNSTFQTINGMVYDIHFGSILGLPGRILVFLASLIGASLPITGFIFWYGKNKKGKKSF
- a CDS encoding 3-keto-disaccharide hydrolase, with the translated sequence MKTIISSVLFLFITTGIFASNLPRNQKANPFLGKWGLQIEGGGVGWLYVNEDQGFLDAELLWIGGSVLPVSHVYLANENTLVVTRTNQSKKTDHRTHTITHTLRIEKNGDELKGTMSGPRRDSEYIANFTGKRMPEMPAKPDLSKVKYGKPIALFNGKDLSGWVLMNPKQKNGFKVEDGILVNDPVQPENGKHISYGNIRTSEEFNDFNLKLEVNVPKGNNSGVYLRGIYEIQVVDSYGKPLDSHNMGALYSRIQPSQAAEKPAGEWQSMDITLVDRHVTVVLNGKTIIDNQPAWGPTGGAMSADVLAPGPIYLQGDHGNVSYKNIVLTPVHK
- a CDS encoding PQQ-dependent sugar dehydrogenase, with amino-acid sequence MKSLLVTFLVISSFMTCLGQTPPNGPEVTDPEWNAYDIETVVEGFNIPWGLAVLSDGSMLITEKSGELIHFKNGQKTKIGGLPEISSKGQGGLLDVVLHPNFKNNKLVYISYASARGTGKGSHTAIGRGKLEGSQLVNFERLYKASPNSEAGQHFGSRIAFDKDGYLFFTIGERGAKFENPQDITRDGGKVYRLYDDGRVPEDNPFYNESGAKKAIYSYGHRNPQGMFLHPKTGKIWVNEHGPQGGDEINIVKEGANYGWPEITYGINYDGTILSEETAKPGMEQPFYYWVPSIAPSGFAYVTNSKYPAWEGDLLVGSLKFSRLEKLTIKNNKVTKREKIIDGLGRVRNVVLGPDGIIYAGIDGKGIVKIVPKGK
- a CDS encoding zinc ribbon domain-containing protein YjdM gives rise to the protein MSQFPPCPKCQSEFVYSTGGPLLTCPECGHEWNPEETQVEDSGTEVKDANGNILVDGDTVIVLKNLPVKGYPQPIKAGTKVKNIRLTDGDHNIDYKITGFGAMALKSEFVKKG
- a CDS encoding ligase-associated DNA damage response DEXH box helicase, producing the protein MNNDWVNNWYTFKNRKPYDFQKDCLKSYLEGKSGLLNAPTGSGKTMALWIPILKEYVNQYPDSWKKKRKNGLQVIWITPLRALAQDLCQAMQEVCLETGLPWRIAVRNGDTTASQRQQQKRAMPECLMTTPESLHLLIAQKENQELFRNLKAVVVDEWHELLANKRGVQVQLAIEYLKTIASLKFKVWGISATIGNLSQAHGVLLGPSTPKLIIRSKIKKKIKVASILPDEVEKYPWAGHLGIKLLPKIIPIIEKSQSLLLFTNTRSQTEIWYQKILETKPEWAGTMAMHHGSLDPQVREWVETALHEKKLKLVVCTSSLDLGVDFRPVDTVIQVGSPKGVTRFVQRAGRSGHSPGAVSKVYFVPTHSLELIEASALRKAINNEAFEDQIPMEACYDVGLQFLVTLALGEGFKPEKAYLILRNCYAFRNLSREEFQWMLDFVTVGGKALGSYKEFSKINLMTDGLYRVTDKKIAMRHRLSMGTIVSDPMIQVKFITGGYIGSVEESFIAKLKPGDAFWFAGRNLEFVKIKEMKALVRRSKKKTGTIPRWMGGRMPLSSRLSEMIRDELQNASKNNLDAIELKTIQPILKLQSALSRIPNQDSLLIEECKSREGYHVFIFPFEGRFVHEVLAALVAYRISVSNPISLSIAMNDYGFELLSDSPIPIEESLEEDLFGTENLMDDLFASINETEMGKRRFREIAAIAGLVFQGYPGKNIPTRHLQASSGILYGVFETYDADNLLLAQAREEVIQIQMEKNRLFKVIDRINKSEIHLIKTKKITPFAFPIMVDRLSRNTISSENLTDRILKLQIELLD
- a CDS encoding RNA polymerase sigma factor, whose amino-acid sequence is MTKITFYNDRELLRLIMEHQNHGAFEVLYQRHFDSIYRYVFKVMQDRETAEDVAQNIFISLWKKPPTLTYTSLLPYLFGAARNQISKEIRKNKWNREQLDYIENSIGICSTDEYLEEKDTRSLLENAVEKLPKKCRNVFELSRFGYLSNKQIAKKLGISVFTVENHIKKALYHLRQSLELVVILIFSW